A single region of the Leisingera thetidis genome encodes:
- a CDS encoding TadE/TadG family type IV pilus assembly protein, protein MIRRAAQSLRRFREREDGNSTVGFAITIPAFLMIMMSTVELGMINLRHSQLERALDQTVRDIRLTTGSNPQHDDIRDSVCNLSGFIDECTTSLRLEMVQVDPFNWAPIDPDPDCINRIEDVQPVRNFVSGQSNELMLIRACMKFNPIFPTWGLGADLSKDDDGRISLIATSAFVQEPR, encoded by the coding sequence ATGATCCGCCGCGCCGCACAGAGCCTGCGCCGGTTCCGGGAACGCGAGGATGGCAATTCGACGGTGGGGTTCGCCATCACTATCCCCGCTTTCCTGATGATCATGATGTCGACTGTCGAACTCGGCATGATCAACCTGCGCCATTCGCAGCTGGAGCGCGCCCTGGACCAGACCGTCCGCGACATCCGCCTCACCACCGGCAGCAATCCGCAGCACGACGATATTCGCGACTCGGTTTGCAATCTTTCGGGATTTATCGATGAGTGCACCACCTCGCTGCGGCTGGAGATGGTTCAGGTCGATCCGTTCAACTGGGCGCCCATCGACCCGGATCCGGACTGCATCAACCGTATCGAGGATGTGCAGCCGGTCCGGAACTTTGTCAGCGGCCAATCCAACGAACTGATGCTGATCCGGGCCTGCATGAAGTTCAATCCGATCTTCCCGACTTGGGGGCTTGGAGCCGATCTGAGCAAAGATGACGATGGCCGGATCAGCCTGATCGCAACATCTGCATTTGTTCAGGAACCGAGGTAA
- a CDS encoding pilus assembly protein TadG-related protein, whose translation MSMRHKNSTALSNPLLLRCQVKLNGFLQEEDGVLAKPMIGTFLAMLAVGGIGVDLMRMERDRTMLQYTLDRAALAAADLDQQSSPDAVVLDYLSKSGLEDYYQAPWWESGLGFKKVQATIDTTFPTHLLKFAGGDDMPLYATSRAEESIDGVEISMVLDVSGSMNSNSRLTNLKVAAKDFVDTMVANTTDGKMSISIIPYATQVSVPEDLIDQYNLNELHEYSYCVNFAGSDFSSTSLSQTDSLEQTMHFSPWSSNDRRDNGDLVQSPVCEPATDETRAILPFQKDATVLKTFIENLWGGGNTSIDIGMKWGTTLLDPSARPAINALTTGSDASVPNDFSARPSDYTDSDTVKVIVLMTDGQNTSQYYVESDHREGDSNVWFTTTSDGTEVYSTLNPSSGQYYWHLPYGARWEDHPFGTGTDSYRNCYSCSWKQESGTAERLSYTDLFAQTPLKYLYKDIYADWMGTSSARSTWYYGVYDYYGNSTKNTRTRSICQAAKDQGIIVYTIGFEAPSNGVSVLQDCASSDSHYFDVDGLEISDAFASIATSIRQLRLTQ comes from the coding sequence ATGAGTATGCGTCACAAGAATTCCACAGCTCTGAGCAATCCGCTCCTGCTGCGCTGCCAGGTCAAATTGAACGGCTTCCTGCAGGAAGAGGACGGGGTGCTGGCCAAACCGATGATCGGCACCTTCCTTGCCATGCTGGCGGTCGGCGGCATCGGAGTGGACCTGATGCGGATGGAGCGTGACCGCACCATGCTGCAATACACGCTGGACCGGGCAGCACTGGCGGCGGCGGACCTCGACCAGCAGAGTTCGCCCGACGCCGTGGTTCTGGATTACCTGTCGAAATCGGGGCTGGAAGACTATTACCAGGCGCCCTGGTGGGAATCCGGTCTTGGCTTCAAGAAGGTGCAGGCCACCATCGACACCACTTTTCCGACTCACCTGCTGAAATTTGCCGGCGGCGACGACATGCCGCTCTACGCAACCTCGCGCGCCGAGGAGAGCATCGACGGGGTGGAAATCTCGATGGTGCTGGATGTATCCGGCTCGATGAACTCCAACAGCCGTCTGACCAACCTCAAAGTGGCAGCCAAGGATTTTGTCGACACCATGGTGGCCAATACCACGGACGGCAAGATGTCGATCTCGATCATTCCTTACGCAACGCAAGTCTCGGTGCCGGAGGATCTGATCGACCAATACAATCTGAACGAATTGCACGAGTATTCCTACTGCGTGAATTTCGCAGGTTCCGACTTCTCCAGCACCAGCCTGTCGCAAACGGATTCACTGGAACAGACAATGCATTTTTCGCCCTGGTCCAGTAATGACCGGCGCGACAACGGCGACCTGGTTCAATCGCCCGTCTGCGAACCCGCCACCGACGAGACCCGGGCAATCCTGCCCTTCCAGAAGGACGCGACGGTCCTCAAAACATTCATCGAAAATCTCTGGGGCGGCGGCAATACGTCCATCGATATCGGCATGAAATGGGGCACAACGCTGCTCGACCCGTCAGCCCGGCCCGCGATCAACGCCTTGACCACTGGCTCGGATGCATCTGTTCCGAACGATTTCTCGGCCCGCCCGTCGGACTACACCGACTCGGATACCGTCAAAGTGATTGTTCTGATGACCGACGGCCAGAACACATCGCAATATTATGTCGAGAGCGATCACCGCGAAGGCGACTCCAACGTCTGGTTCACGACCACCAGCGACGGAACCGAAGTATACTCCACACTCAATCCGTCCAGCGGCCAGTACTATTGGCATTTGCCTTACGGCGCCCGGTGGGAAGATCACCCGTTTGGCACGGGAACCGACAGCTATAGGAATTGCTACAGCTGCAGTTGGAAACAGGAATCCGGCACTGCCGAACGGCTGAGCTATACTGATCTGTTTGCCCAAACGCCGCTGAAGTACTTGTACAAAGACATCTATGCCGACTGGATGGGCACGTCTTCCGCCCGCAGCACCTGGTACTACGGCGTTTATGACTATTACGGGAACTCGACCAAAAATACCCGCACCCGCAGCATCTGCCAGGCGGCCAAGGATCAGGGCATCATCGTCTACACCATCGGCTTCGAGGCGCCCAGCAACGGCGTGTCGGTGCTGCAGGATTGCGCCAGCTCCGACTCCCATTACTTCGATGTGGACGGGCTGGAAATCAGCGACGCCTTCGCCTCGATCGCAACTTCCATCCGCCAACTGAGGCTGACCCAATGA
- a CDS encoding TadE/TadG family type IV pilus assembly protein produces MLTALTRKTRCNTLPARLRAFLRSTDGNVSIEFAFYAPLLLSLFASIYTFFDAFRRDSVNLKAAYTVSDLISRETTAINDDYLDSMYEMTKLLIRQDSQLGLRVSVVHWDDDDAKYYVDWSEVRGTSDITWTDATINTVSTKLPDMPDQERVILVETFNEMDPAFNVGLPTLNLDNFIFTRPRFAPLVAFEGSATGSGSHDDGGDGTD; encoded by the coding sequence ATGCTGACAGCCCTGACACGGAAAACCCGCTGCAATACTTTGCCGGCCCGTCTGCGCGCCTTCCTGCGCAGCACGGATGGCAATGTCTCAATCGAGTTTGCCTTCTACGCACCGCTGCTGCTGAGCCTGTTTGCGTCGATCTACACGTTTTTCGATGCGTTCCGGCGCGACAGCGTCAATCTCAAGGCTGCTTACACGGTCTCCGATCTGATCTCGCGCGAAACGACGGCAATCAACGACGATTACCTCGACAGCATGTATGAAATGACCAAGCTGCTGATCCGCCAGGATTCCCAGCTGGGGCTGCGGGTGTCGGTGGTGCACTGGGACGACGATGATGCAAAGTACTATGTCGACTGGTCCGAAGTGCGCGGCACGTCCGACATCACCTGGACGGACGCCACCATCAACACGGTGTCCACCAAACTGCCGGACATGCCAGACCAGGAGCGGGTGATTCTGGTTGAAACCTTCAACGAGATGGACCCGGCCTTCAATGTCGGGCTGCCAACACTGAACCTGGACAATTTCATCTTCACCCGCCCGCGGTTTGCTCCGCTGGTCGCCTTTGAAGGCAGCGCCACCGGCTCGGGCAGCCACGACGATGGCGGGGATGGCACGGATTAA
- a CDS encoding LysR substrate-binding domain-containing protein, producing MSDLPNLVWLRAFEAAARLQSFTAAAEELRLTQAAVSHQVRSLEKSFGITLFIRRARHLELTQLGHAYYPSVAQALTDIAYSTRGLLGHAQTRTVTLRAPVSTAVLWVAPRLGAFHAANPHIRIRLISAVWADSTQDEDVDIDLRLGPSGWFDRRAHLLSTETVIPVAQPQLAGQLHSVDQLFDQTLIHIHGYQDHWLRLSEQEGVPLNDRSAPLYVDTSLAAIELAASGAGVAMLMRRYAGLPLSQGRLAQVLGAEIPMGQGHYLMPAAGEAPNSAETAMVRDWTVSLFR from the coding sequence ATGTCCGATCTGCCCAATCTCGTCTGGCTGCGCGCCTTTGAAGCCGCCGCCCGCCTGCAAAGTTTCACTGCCGCAGCCGAAGAGCTGCGGCTGACCCAGGCCGCCGTCAGCCATCAGGTGCGCAGCCTGGAGAAAAGCTTTGGCATCACCCTGTTCATCCGCCGCGCCCGGCATCTGGAGCTGACACAGCTGGGGCACGCCTATTACCCTTCGGTGGCGCAGGCGCTGACCGATATCGCCTATTCCACCCGCGGCCTGCTGGGCCATGCGCAGACCCGCACCGTGACCCTGCGGGCGCCGGTCTCGACCGCGGTTCTGTGGGTGGCACCACGGCTGGGGGCGTTCCATGCCGCCAATCCGCATATCCGCATCCGGCTGATCTCCGCCGTCTGGGCCGACAGCACCCAGGACGAGGATGTGGATATCGACCTGCGCCTTGGCCCCTCCGGCTGGTTCGACCGGCGCGCGCATCTGCTGTCGACCGAAACCGTTATCCCCGTGGCGCAGCCGCAGCTGGCCGGGCAGCTGCACTCGGTCGATCAGCTGTTCGACCAGACGCTGATCCACATTCATGGCTACCAGGACCACTGGCTGAGGCTGTCGGAACAGGAAGGCGTGCCGCTGAACGACCGCAGCGCGCCGCTCTATGTCGATACCTCGCTGGCGGCAATCGAGCTGGCGGCCTCCGGCGCCGGGGTTGCCATGCTGATGCGCCGCTATGCCGGGCTGCCGCTGTCGCAAGGCCGGTTGGCGCAGGTTCTGGGCGCGGAGATTCCAATGGGCCAGGGCCACTACCTGATGCCCGCCGCCGGCGAGGCGCCGAACAGCGCCGAAACCGCCATGGTGCGGGACTGGACCGTGTCCCTGTTCCGCTGA
- a CDS encoding sarcosine oxidase subunit delta, protein MRIACPLCGERDRREFYYKGAALVRPAEDADLDAWHEYVNLRQNPAGPLDELWYHEMGCNAWLQVTRDTASHEVLAVRLASEAGLGGET, encoded by the coding sequence ATGAGGATTGCCTGTCCGCTCTGCGGTGAACGGGACCGCCGCGAATTTTATTACAAAGGCGCTGCTCTTGTGCGCCCGGCAGAGGACGCGGATCTGGATGCCTGGCATGAGTATGTGAACCTGCGGCAGAACCCTGCGGGGCCGCTGGACGAGCTGTGGTATCACGAGATGGGCTGCAATGCCTGGCTGCAGGTCACCCGCGATACTGCGAGCCATGAGGTTCTGGCCGTGCGGCTGGCCTCCGAGGCCGGACTGGGAGGCGAGACATGA
- a CDS encoding Glu/Leu/Phe/Val family dehydrogenase, with product MSSRTEPSFRESVDLMFNRAVSLMDLPPGLEEKIRVCNATYTVRFGVRLRGSMHTFTGYRSVHSEHMEPVKGGIRYAIGVNQDEVEALAALMTYKCALVEAPFGGSKGGLCIDPREYDEHELELITRRFAYELAKRDLIHPSQNVPAPDMGTGEREMAWIADQYARMNTTDINAKACVTGKPLNAGGIAGRVEATGRGVQYALQEFFRHKDDMVEAGLTGQLDGKRIIVQGLGNVGYHAAKFLSEEDGARIIGIIERDGGLLNPGGLDVEAVRNWIVKHGGVSGYPDAQFVENGAVLLEEECDILIPAALEGVINLSNAERIKAPLVIEAANGPVTAGADDVLRKRGTVIIPDMYANAGGVTVSYFEWVKNLSHIRFGRMQRRQEEARHQLVIDELQRLDDVMGDTWSMSPNFKDKYLKGAGELELVRSGLDDTMRVAYQSMREVWHSRDDVTDLRTAAYLVSIDKVAKSYHAKGL from the coding sequence ATGAGCAGCCGCACAGAGCCGAGCTTCCGCGAGAGCGTGGACCTGATGTTTAACCGGGCCGTGTCCCTGATGGATCTGCCGCCGGGGCTGGAGGAGAAAATCCGGGTCTGCAATGCCACCTACACGGTTCGGTTCGGGGTGCGCCTGCGCGGCTCCATGCATACGTTCACCGGCTATCGCTCGGTTCATTCCGAACACATGGAGCCGGTCAAGGGCGGTATCCGCTATGCCATCGGCGTGAACCAGGACGAGGTCGAGGCGCTGGCGGCGCTGATGACCTACAAGTGCGCCCTGGTGGAGGCCCCGTTCGGCGGCTCCAAGGGCGGGCTTTGCATCGACCCGCGCGAATATGATGAACATGAACTGGAGCTGATCACCCGCCGCTTTGCCTATGAACTGGCCAAGCGCGACCTGATCCATCCCTCGCAGAACGTGCCCGCGCCCGACATGGGCACCGGCGAGCGTGAAATGGCCTGGATTGCTGACCAGTACGCGCGGATGAACACCACCGATATCAACGCAAAGGCCTGCGTCACCGGCAAGCCGCTGAATGCCGGCGGCATTGCCGGCCGGGTCGAGGCCACAGGCCGCGGCGTGCAGTACGCGCTGCAGGAATTCTTCCGCCACAAGGACGACATGGTGGAAGCAGGCCTCACCGGGCAGCTTGATGGCAAGCGGATCATTGTTCAGGGGCTCGGCAACGTGGGCTACCACGCGGCCAAGTTTCTGTCCGAGGAAGACGGCGCGCGGATCATCGGCATCATCGAAAGGGATGGCGGTTTGCTGAACCCTGGTGGTCTGGATGTGGAGGCGGTGCGCAACTGGATTGTCAAACATGGCGGCGTGTCCGGCTATCCGGACGCGCAGTTTGTCGAGAACGGCGCGGTGCTGCTGGAGGAAGAGTGCGACATCCTGATCCCGGCGGCATTGGAAGGGGTGATCAACCTGTCGAACGCCGAACGCATCAAGGCGCCGCTGGTCATCGAGGCGGCAAACGGCCCGGTAACAGCCGGCGCGGATGACGTCCTGCGCAAGAGGGGCACCGTGATCATTCCCGACATGTATGCCAACGCAGGCGGTGTGACGGTGTCCTACTTCGAGTGGGTGAAGAACCTTTCCCACATCCGTTTCGGCCGGATGCAGCGCCGCCAGGAAGAGGCGCGCCACCAGCTGGTGATCGATGAGCTGCAGCGCCTGGACGACGTGATGGGGGATACCTGGTCGATGTCGCCGAACTTCAAGGACAAGTACCTGAAGGGCGCGGGCGAGCTGGAACTGGTGCGCTCCGGTCTCGATGACACCATGCGGGTAGCCTATCAGTCGATGCGCGAAGTCTGGCACAGCCGCGATGACGTGACCGACCTGCGCACCGCTGCCTATCTGGTGTCCATCGACAAGGTCGCCAAGAGCTATCACGCCAAGGGTCTATGA
- a CDS encoding NAD(P)-dependent oxidoreductase → MKIGFVGLGNVGGKLAGSLVRNGLEVAVHDLDAALVQAFVERGARAGGSPAQMMQDCDAVITCLPSPAASDAVVSEMLPHVQPGKIWMEMSTTDVEEVKRLGALVAERGGAPVDCPVSGGCHRADTGNISIYAGCERETFDRILPILTTMGRRILHVGEIGNSSTLKVMTNYLANMNLLAVMEALTVMKACGMDLGMTFEAISMSSGTSFAHETESQLILSGSRDVNFTMDLVMKDIGLFQTLADRHNVPLELSPLMIEMMKDGQRRYGERAQSDRMIERLEEATGLSITAPGFPPELIDDEPEEPGYEVVVRRAAAE, encoded by the coding sequence ATGAAGATCGGCTTTGTCGGCCTTGGCAACGTCGGCGGCAAACTGGCCGGCAGCCTGGTGCGCAACGGGCTGGAAGTGGCGGTGCATGATCTGGACGCGGCGCTGGTGCAGGCCTTTGTGGAGCGCGGCGCCAGGGCGGGCGGCAGCCCGGCGCAGATGATGCAGGACTGCGATGCGGTGATCACCTGCCTGCCAAGTCCCGCGGCGTCGGATGCGGTGGTCAGTGAGATGCTGCCGCATGTGCAGCCCGGCAAGATCTGGATGGAAATGTCGACCACGGATGTGGAGGAGGTGAAGCGCCTGGGCGCGCTGGTGGCCGAGCGCGGCGGTGCGCCGGTCGACTGCCCTGTGTCGGGGGGCTGCCACCGGGCAGACACCGGCAATATCTCGATTTATGCGGGTTGCGAGCGAGAAACATTTGACCGCATCCTGCCAATCCTGACCACCATGGGCCGCCGCATCCTGCATGTGGGGGAGATCGGCAATTCCTCGACCCTCAAGGTAATGACCAACTACCTGGCCAACATGAACCTGCTGGCGGTCATGGAAGCGCTGACGGTGATGAAGGCCTGCGGCATGGATCTGGGGATGACGTTTGAGGCGATCTCGATGTCCTCGGGCACGTCCTTTGCCCATGAGACCGAGAGCCAGCTGATCCTGTCCGGCTCGCGCGATGTGAATTTCACCATGGACCTGGTGATGAAGGATATCGGCCTGTTCCAGACCCTGGCCGACCGCCACAACGTGCCGCTGGAGCTGTCGCCGCTGATGATCGAGATGATGAAGGACGGCCAGCGCCGCTATGGCGAGCGGGCGCAGTCCGACCGGATGATCGAGCGCCTGGAAGAGGCCACCGGCCTGTCAATCACCGCGCCGGGCTTCCCGCCGGAATTGATCGACGACGAGCCGGAAGAGCCGGGGTATGAGGTTGTCGTGCGCCGCGCCGCTGCGGAGTAG
- a CDS encoding sarcosine oxidase subunit alpha family protein: MRLPGKGLNQGAKPVTFAFNGRHMMGLEGDTLASALLANDVHLVGRSFKYHRPRGVLTAGSEEPNALVTIGTGGQQDPNVRATQQELFEGLEARSQNCWPSVERDVMALNDLAAPFFGAGFYYKTFMWPAAFWEKVYEPLIRNAAGLGALSGEADQDRYEKAFAFCDVLVIGSGPAGLMAALTAGRAGADVILAEEDSRMGGRLLAEREEIGGRPGHEWAAEVLAELEGMGNVRLMTRTAVTGAYDQGTFGALERVSHHLPRRHSLKGSHLPRECFWRIAARHAVLAAGAIERPVAFRNNDRPGIMMAGAVRAYLNRWGVAPGERVTVFANNDQAHQTARDLHDAGVHIAAVIDSRHEAPDGGPYQVIKGAQVCGSAGRQRIESITVRSVKGEEKIQTDCLAVSGGWNPSVHLTCHLNSRPAWNREALAFVPAEGAVPGMVTAGACNGTFSTAGALREGAEAAAKVLEALGLKSAAADLPQAEDDPYRIAALWAVPGKGRAWLDFQNDVTVKDVKQAAVENFRSVEHMKRYTTQGMATDQGKNSNVAALAVLADATGRTIPETGTTTFRPPFVPVSIGAMGAGATDEGFKPQRFLTSHAESEARGAHQLEVGLWYRAAYYPKPGETNWRQSCDREVTLVRKAVGICDVSTLGKIDIQGADAGKFLDFLYTNTFSTLKVGKVRYGLMLREDGFVMDDGTTARLGDSHYVMTTTTAAAGQVMAHMEYVSQVLRPEWDVRFTSVTEQWAQFAVAGPKSQELLNGLLDEDVNAETWPFMGCGEATVLSVKGRLFRISFSGEHAYELAVPARYGGSLYRELLKRAEAMGGGAYGMEALNVLRIEKGLITHAEINGTVTAFDLGLQGMMSKKKDFLGKAMSTREGLMAEDRMRLVGLKPVGAAKEITAGAHLFTPGDPVERIYDQGYVTSAGYSPTLGHPIGLAFLKEGPDRIGETVRLVDHMRGVDTLCEIVSPVFLDPEGERVRG, from the coding sequence ATGAGACTTCCCGGAAAAGGGCTGAACCAGGGCGCCAAGCCGGTCACTTTCGCCTTCAATGGCCGTCATATGATGGGGCTGGAGGGCGATACACTGGCCTCGGCTTTGCTGGCCAATGATGTGCATCTGGTGGGGCGCTCGTTCAAGTATCACCGCCCGCGCGGGGTGCTGACCGCGGGCAGCGAGGAGCCGAACGCGCTGGTCACCATCGGCACCGGCGGCCAGCAGGATCCTAATGTGCGGGCCACCCAGCAGGAGCTGTTCGAAGGGCTGGAGGCGCGCAGCCAGAACTGCTGGCCGTCGGTCGAGCGCGACGTGATGGCGCTGAACGATCTGGCGGCGCCGTTCTTTGGCGCGGGGTTCTACTACAAGACCTTCATGTGGCCGGCGGCGTTCTGGGAAAAGGTTTATGAGCCGCTGATCCGCAATGCCGCCGGTTTGGGCGCGCTGTCCGGCGAGGCGGACCAGGATCGCTATGAGAAAGCCTTTGCCTTCTGCGACGTGCTGGTGATCGGCTCGGGCCCTGCGGGTCTGATGGCTGCGCTGACGGCAGGCCGGGCCGGGGCGGATGTGATCCTGGCGGAGGAAGACAGCCGCATGGGCGGCCGCCTGCTGGCAGAGCGCGAGGAAATCGGCGGCAGGCCGGGCCATGAGTGGGCCGCAGAGGTGCTGGCCGAACTGGAGGGCATGGGCAATGTGCGGCTGATGACCCGCACCGCCGTCACCGGCGCCTATGACCAGGGCACTTTCGGAGCGCTGGAGCGGGTCTCGCACCACCTGCCGCGCCGCCATTCCCTGAAGGGCAGCCATTTGCCGCGCGAATGCTTCTGGCGGATTGCGGCCAGGCATGCGGTGCTGGCGGCGGGCGCGATCGAGCGCCCGGTGGCTTTCCGCAACAACGACCGTCCGGGCATCATGATGGCGGGCGCCGTGCGCGCCTATCTGAACCGCTGGGGCGTGGCGCCGGGCGAGCGGGTCACTGTCTTTGCCAACAACGACCAGGCGCACCAAACCGCGCGCGACCTGCATGATGCCGGCGTGCATATCGCGGCAGTGATCGACAGCCGCCACGAGGCGCCGGATGGCGGGCCGTATCAGGTGATCAAGGGCGCGCAGGTTTGCGGCTCTGCGGGCCGTCAGCGGATCGAGAGCATCACCGTGCGCTCGGTCAAGGGCGAGGAGAAGATCCAGACCGACTGCCTGGCGGTGTCCGGCGGCTGGAACCCCTCGGTGCATCTGACCTGCCATTTGAACAGCCGTCCGGCGTGGAACCGCGAGGCGCTGGCCTTTGTGCCCGCCGAGGGCGCGGTGCCGGGCATGGTTACTGCGGGCGCCTGCAATGGCACCTTCTCCACCGCGGGTGCGCTGCGTGAAGGCGCAGAGGCCGCGGCCAAGGTGCTGGAGGCGCTGGGCTTGAAATCCGCCGCCGCTGATCTGCCGCAGGCGGAGGACGATCCCTACCGTATCGCCGCATTGTGGGCGGTGCCGGGCAAGGGGCGCGCCTGGCTCGACTTCCAGAACGACGTCACCGTCAAGGATGTGAAGCAGGCCGCGGTGGAGAACTTCCGCTCGGTCGAGCATATGAAGCGCTATACCACTCAAGGGATGGCGACCGATCAGGGCAAGAACTCCAACGTTGCCGCCTTGGCTGTGCTGGCCGATGCGACCGGCCGGACAATCCCCGAGACCGGCACCACCACCTTCCGCCCGCCGTTTGTGCCGGTGTCCATCGGTGCAATGGGGGCAGGGGCCACCGATGAGGGGTTCAAGCCGCAGCGCTTCCTGACCTCGCACGCCGAGAGCGAGGCGCGCGGCGCGCATCAGCTGGAAGTGGGCCTGTGGTACCGAGCCGCCTATTATCCGAAACCGGGCGAGACCAATTGGCGCCAGTCCTGCGACCGGGAGGTCACACTGGTGCGCAAGGCGGTGGGCATCTGCGATGTCTCCACCCTGGGCAAGATCGACATTCAGGGCGCGGACGCGGGCAAGTTCCTGGATTTCCTCTACACCAACACCTTCAGCACGCTGAAGGTCGGCAAGGTCCGCTATGGGCTGATGCTGCGCGAGGATGGCTTCGTCATGGACGACGGCACCACCGCGCGGCTGGGGGATAGCCACTATGTCATGACCACCACGACTGCCGCGGCGGGGCAGGTGATGGCGCATATGGAGTACGTGTCCCAGGTGCTGCGCCCGGAATGGGACGTGCGGTTTACCTCGGTGACCGAGCAATGGGCGCAGTTTGCCGTTGCGGGGCCGAAGTCGCAGGAGCTGCTGAACGGCCTGCTGGACGAGGATGTGAACGCTGAGACCTGGCCCTTCATGGGCTGCGGCGAGGCGACCGTGCTGAGCGTCAAGGGGCGGCTGTTCCGGATCTCCTTCTCGGGCGAGCATGCGTATGAACTCGCCGTGCCTGCGCGCTATGGCGGGAGCCTGTACCGTGAGCTGCTGAAGCGGGCCGAGGCGATGGGCGGCGGTGCCTATGGCATGGAGGCGCTCAATGTGCTGCGGATCGAGAAGGGCCTGATTACCCATGCCGAGATCAACGGCACGGTGACCGCCTTTGATCTGGGTCTTCAGGGGATGATGTCCAAGAAGAAGGACTTCCTGGGCAAAGCCATGTCCACCCGGGAGGGGCTTATGGCCGAGGACCGGATGCGTCTGGTCGGCCTGAAACCCGTTGGTGCGGCGAAAGAGATCACCGCCGGTGCGCATCTGTTCACGCCGGGCGACCCGGTGGAGCGGATCTATGACCAGGGCTATGTGACCTCGGCCGGCTACTCGCCGACGCTGGGGCATCCGATCGGCCTTGCCTTCCTGAAGGAAGGGCCTGACCGGATCGGCGAGACCGTGCGACTGGTTGATCACATGCGCGGCGTCGATACCCTGTGCGAGATTGTTTCCCCTGTGTTCCTTGACCCCGAAGGAGAGCGTGTCCGTGGCTGA
- a CDS encoding sarcosine oxidase subunit beta family protein gives MRFSGWRVLREGLTGNKGWKPHWRDPEPKSEYDVVIIGGGGHGLATAYYLAKEHGITNVAVLEKGYLGGGSVGRNTTIVRANYYLPGNSEFYSHSLKLWEGLEQDLNYNAMMSQRGIINLFHNDGQRDAAVRRGNSIVNQGDDAELLSREQVRKLAPFLNFDNNRFPIMGGLMQRRAGTARHDAVAWGYARGADMRGVDLIQNCEVTGIDVEGGKVVGVQTARGPIRAKKVALAAAGRSGQVAAMAGLTLPIESHVLQAFVSEGLKPIVDHVITFAEGHLYISQSDKGGLVFGSYLDFYSSYAARGNLPMAEHTMESFVAMVPAVSKARLLRSWGGIMDMTPDGSPIIDHSPVDGLYLNCGWCYGGFKATPGSGHVYAHLIATDRPHGAATKLKLDRFRSGVGLMDEEGTGAQHNLH, from the coding sequence ATGCGGTTTTCGGGCTGGCGTGTGCTCCGGGAGGGGCTCACCGGAAACAAGGGGTGGAAGCCCCATTGGCGGGACCCTGAGCCCAAATCCGAATATGACGTGGTGATCATCGGCGGCGGCGGCCACGGGCTGGCGACGGCGTATTACCTGGCCAAGGAACACGGCATCACCAATGTCGCGGTGCTGGAAAAGGGCTACTTGGGCGGCGGCAGCGTGGGGCGCAACACCACCATCGTGCGGGCCAACTATTACTTGCCGGGCAACTCGGAGTTCTATTCGCACTCGCTGAAACTGTGGGAGGGGTTGGAGCAGGACCTGAACTACAACGCGATGATGTCCCAGCGCGGCATCATCAACCTGTTCCACAATGACGGCCAGCGCGACGCGGCGGTGCGCCGGGGCAATTCCATTGTCAACCAGGGCGATGATGCGGAACTGCTGAGCCGCGAGCAGGTGCGCAAGCTGGCGCCGTTCCTGAACTTCGATAACAACCGTTTCCCCATCATGGGCGGGCTGATGCAGCGCCGGGCCGGCACCGCGCGCCATGATGCGGTGGCCTGGGGCTATGCCCGCGGCGCCGACATGCGCGGGGTGGACCTGATCCAGAACTGCGAAGTGACCGGCATTGACGTTGAAGGCGGCAAGGTGGTCGGCGTGCAGACCGCGCGCGGCCCGATCCGGGCCAAGAAAGTGGCGCTGGCCGCCGCGGGCCGCTCCGGCCAGGTAGCGGCGATGGCGGGCCTCACCCTGCCGATCGAAAGCCACGTTCTGCAGGCGTTTGTGTCGGAAGGGCTGAAGCCGATCGTGGACCACGTGATCACCTTCGCCGAAGGGCACCTGTACATCAGCCAGTCGGACAAGGGCGGGCTGGTCTTCGGCAGCTATTTGGACTTCTACAGCTCTTATGCGGCGCGCGGGAACCTGCCGATGGCGGAGCACACGATGGAGAGCTTCGTGGCGATGGTGCCGGCGGTCAGCAAGGCGCGGCTCTTGCGCAGCTGGGGCGGCATCATGGACATGACGCCGGATGGCTCGCCGATCATCGACCATTCGCCGGTTGACGGGCTCTATCTGAACTGCGGCTGGTGCTATGGCGGCTTCAAGGCGACGCCGGGGTCGGGGCATGTCTATGCCCATCTGATCGCCACCGACCGCCCGCACGGGGCGGCCACGAAATTGAAGCTCGACCGTTTCCGCAGCGGCGTCGGCCTGATGGATGAGGAGGGGACCGGTGCGCAGCATAACCTGCACTGA